In Apium graveolens cultivar Ventura unplaced genomic scaffold, ASM990537v1 ctg7081, whole genome shotgun sequence, the following proteins share a genomic window:
- the LOC141703761 gene encoding uncharacterized protein LOC141703761 codes for MSETRSRPCLPPNKDPTRVYFIHPSDSNTTQLVSVKFNDTGFNNWKCSMMLSLLAKIKIDFVDGIISKPEPTTVEYKAWERCNDLVCAWLLFNMDDVIAKSVMFLKSAREIWIELEERFGYTSMTQVYSLEQQLAELSQGSNNISEFFTKIKMIWDAVNDANPFPTCTCLKCTCNLEHRVYQMQQDQRMIQFIMKLNEEFASVRGNILMQYPMPNIANAYRLFAQEEIHKELSSVTSQTESLACFSKKKNFKNFKPQSMFNKNQFVPNKTTKGVQAGAPGRKPQYFRTHCKIPPGFKSNRDKKVAATIQADLIKEEGSSSTTFSAAQYNQFLEMLNKRQQSGFSSVKQNEDS; via the coding sequence GTATCCGTCAAATTCAATGATACTGGATTCAATAACTGGAAATGTTCGATGATGCTAAGTCTATTAGCTAAGATTAAAATCGATTTTGTTGATGGTATTATAAGCAAGCCTGAACCAACTACAGTTGAGTATAAAGCCTGGGAAAGGTGTAATGATCTAGTGTGTGCTTGGTTGTTGTTCAATATGGATGATGTGATAGCTAAAAGTGTTATGTTTCTCAAAAGTGCGCGTGAAATTTGGATTGAACTAGAGGAAAGGTTTGGCTATACATCCATGACACAAGTGTATTCACTGGAGCAGCAGTTAGCTGAATTGAGTCAAGGTTCTAATAATATATCTGAATTCTTCACTAAAATTAAAATGATTTGGGATGCAGTCAATGATGCAAATCCGTTTCCTACTTGTACCTGTTTGAAATGCACATGTAATCTGGAACATAGGGTTTATCAGATGCAGCAAGATCAAAGAATGATTCAATTTATAATGAAACTAAATGAAGAATTTGCATCTGTGAGAGGGAATATATTGATGCAATATCCTATGCCTAACATCGCTAATGCTTATAGGCTCTTTGCTCAAGAAGAAATACACAAGGAGTTATCATCTGTGACAAGTCAAACTGAATCTTTAGCCtgtttttcaaagaagaaaaatttcaagaattttaagcCACAAAGTATGTTTAACAAGAATCAGTTTGTACCTAACAAAACTACAAAAGGAGTTCAGGCAGGTGCTCCTGGGAGAAAACCTCAATATTTCCGCACTCATTGCAAGATTCCACCAGGGTTCAAATCTAACAGGGATAAGAAGGTTGCTGCTACAATTCaagctgatttgattaaagaAGAAGGCTCATCCTCCACCACTTTTTCTGCTGCTCAGTACAATCAATTTCTGGAAATGTTAAACAAACGTCAGCAATCTGGTTTTTCTTCTGTCAAGCAAAATGAGGACTCTTAG